The Triticum aestivum cultivar Chinese Spring chromosome 3A, IWGSC CS RefSeq v2.1, whole genome shotgun sequence genome includes a region encoding these proteins:
- the LOC123056744 gene encoding uncharacterized protein, which translates to MAEECKTQTSRLVRANQLDVDVEALPPTLNMDKKGGAAQPPSPPSRILAPAEEGATIETRETTKANENLEFGGSIAGFGVSMMVAWYILFPGDRGAHNLRCIIPLFLGFACLISGVCLMLLSMNLLELPQHLVSESQLMVSKYLSWLCSALPVVTLISPFLLSGYKLYRYIGLALLVVVTAPLAVVRWYVGLKAQGGDEEAALREHKEQLEAAFKLVSAISNSAFTGVVALVVNYNVTGGSGKTKSVVLVAIFLVFTTLIWGLLYIAIRDKVLEINSPRLRGCIIKCMSLAIIFIHLLLACAVLAVAFDIVEFSIFAAFAPWVFAAAVHIFKEHCVGRTTAQDSNPSDYQKARLKWKAEMGHKITMWSFTAIIAIFGGFLHGKAESLKACTILFTSAFMSGFALTVATIKPDLTSVGLAAATTVLDWTAKATFAAAIFAIIIAVVLDIF; encoded by the exons ATGGCAGAGGAATGCAAAACCCAAACCTCACGACTCGTGCGCGCTAACCAGCTCGACGTCGATGTGGAAG CTTTGCCGCCAACACTGAACATGGACAAGAAGGGCGGAGCAGCgcaaccgccgtcgccgccgtcaagGATCCTGGCTCCG GCTGAGGAAGGCGCCACCATTGAGACAAGGGAAACAACAAAAGCCAATGAGAACTTAGAGTTTGGGGGCAGCATTGCTGGCTTTGGTGTAAGCATGATGGTGGCCTGGTACATTCTCTTCCCAGGAGATAGAGGAGCACATAATCTACGGTGCATCATTCCGTTGTTCCTTGGCTTCGCATGCCTCATCAGTGGTGTTTGCCTGATGCTGCTCAGCATGAACCTGCTGGAGCTCCCACAACACCTTGTCTCCGAGAGCCAGCTCATGGTTTCCAAATACCTTTCCTGGTTATGCAGCGCATTGCCAGTGGTAACATTGATCAGCCCCTTTCTGCTCTCTGGGTATAAGTTATACAGGTACATTGGCCTTGCCCTTCTGGTTGTGGTGACGGCTCCGCTTGCTGTAGTACGATGGTATGTGGGACTCAAAGCTCAGGGCGGTGACGAAGAGGCAGCACTCAGGGAGCACAAGGAACAGTTGGAAGCTGCCTTTAAGTTGGTGTCAGCCATTAGCAACTCTGCCTTCACAGGCGTGGTTGCCCTGGTGGTCAATTACAATGTAACTGGTGGTTCAGGGAAGACCAAAAGTGTTGTTCTTGTAGCCATCTTCTTGGTGTTCACTACTTTAATCTGGGGTCTGCTCTACATCGCGATCCGTGACAAGGTACTGGAGATCAACAGTCCAAGGCTCAGGGGATGCATCATCAAATGCATGTCGCTAGCAATTatcttcattcatttgctgctAGCCTGTGCAGTTCTTGCAGTGGCTTTCGATATAGTTGAGTTCTCCATCTTCGCAGCATTCGCCCCTTGGGTTTTTGCGGCGGCTGTCCACATTTTCAAGGAGCACTGTGTTGGCCGTACAACAGCCCAGGACAGCAACCCGAGTGACTACCAAAAGGCACGCCTCAAGTGGAAGGCAGAGATGGGGCACAAGATCACAATGTGGTCTTTTACGGCAATCATCGCCATCTTTGGAGGGTTCCTTCATGGGAAGGCTGAATCTCTCAAGGCCTGCACCATATTATTCACCTCAGCTTTTATGTCCGGCTTTGCTCTCACGGTGGCCACCATCAAGCCAGACTTGACCAGTGTCGGCCTCGCTGCAGCTACCACCGTACTCGATTGGACTGCGAAGGCAACATTTGCTGCGGCAATATTTGCTATTATCATTGCAGTGGTCCTGGATATATTTTGA